Within Pygocentrus nattereri isolate fPygNat1 chromosome 17, fPygNat1.pri, whole genome shotgun sequence, the genomic segment aattttataatcaatacggaatttaacaggcagccaatgaagtgatgatagcactggactgaatTTTCTAGTCacagtgaactgtgttcactgacaatggttttctgaagtgttcctgagcccatgtggttaatatccattacagaatgatgtcggtttataatgcagtgccgcctgagggatcgaaggtcacgagcattcaatgttggttttctgccttgtcgcttacttgcagagatttctccagattctctgaatcttttgatgatattatggaccaTAGatgattaaatacatttcttgcaattgcacattgataAACGTTGTTcctaaactgttggactatttactcacgcagttgttcacaaagtgatgaacctcgccccatcttTTCTTCTGAACGacagagcctttcagggatgctccctttatacccaatcatgacactcacctgtttccaattaacttgTTCACctatggaatgttccaaacaggtgttttctgagcattcctcaactttcccagtcttttgttgcccctgtcccaacttctttggaacgtgttgcaggcatgaaattcaaaatgagtgaatatttgcaaaaaacaataaagtttatccgtttgaacattaaatatctttaaaaatatttgtagtGTCTTGTCTTGTCAAGTGTCTTAATCTTGTATTAAGTGTCTTAATCTTGTCaagattaaatatcttgtctttgtagtgtattcaattgaatataggttgaaaaggatttgcaaatcattgtattctgtttttatttatgttttacacaacgtcccaacttcattggaatcggGGTTGTACTTTTAAGTAATTTTCAGGGAATTCCATCGAATGTGCAGGTTATAcgatttgcagaagagataatcttctctagttctagctATGGGAGTGGGTTAAAACTTTCCAGCCTTTCTTCTACAACtatgttatgttttatatcagcctcaccagatgacagccaagctgaaTTTAATAATGTGGGTTAAattttttgtctaatattttcaattttattattaaagcagtccataaaaacttcactggtgagagttgctggaatttgtggttcagtacctgccagattttttgtgattctggaaatcacactaaacagaactctaggattatatttattattctcgattAGCGAGGCCAGATTtgctgagcgagctttagtgagagcgtttctatactctataaggctgtccttctaggcagagtggaacacttccagcttggtttttTGGCATTTCTGCTCTAGTTtccgaactgtttgttttaaggtatagtttttatcgttgtaccatgggtgagctttttctgccttatcatttttattttaagtggtgccacattttctaaagaagATCAAAAGGTACTTTCTAAATAATCTAACTCCATttggtctgatggagtggagactggggttgatagttCTTGAaggttttctataaattgtagcgCAGTGAAAGGTTCTATTGAGCACTTTGTAGAATAACAAGGGGACgtacatatattatggctaagacggtaattaggtaatggtcggagacTGCTGAGGTTTGCATTAGGATATTAAGCCtctctatgttaagacctagtgtgaaaaactaaatctaaagtgtgactacacagtagtgtgtaggccctgttacattttgcgtaataccaacagagtctagaattgaagtaaatgccttttttagtgggtcatctTAGTGGGTCACCTTCTCAAAATGGATATttaaatctcctacaattattaaaTTATCATTGCACCCAGCTAGGtttgcagcgaaatcactaaattattttaaaaattcagagtaggGCCCTGATGgtctttaaatgttaaataatgaaaatgcattCTTTATTGTGTCCGGATTTGTAATGTAAATGGAAAGGACCTCAAAATAAGTGAAGATGTCACATtatttctgactaatatctagGGTATTTTGTAGATTACACATACTCCAGCTCCCTCGCCTGATAATATtgggctatatatatatatatatataattagagCCTACAGGTGTGGCTTCATTtagtgctgaatattcatctggtctaacccatgtTTCAGTCACACAGAAAACGTCAAATTTATGAgcacttataatttcatttaagatgactgcttttgagtttagtgTTCTTATATTGAGTAATCCAAACTTTAGATCTGAGGTGTTGGTGCTATCATCTGAATATGGATTTATATTGATTAGGTTGTTGAAAcgggctgattgagtttttctacaTTTAAATTTAGATCTACTTCGGGCAAAGACATTCTCAAAAAGTTGACcctgggtgacgcctcaaggaaATTAACAGACGGttggtttagcctgtctgtctgaggcctggtcccggctctggactgtcagcagctatttacactactctgcccactaactaaaagactatgtgctatgctgcaacaaaataaggcagcaccctccaacatggggtggacaccatccctacctataagaccaggcttgccctcaaaatgtaaccaattatctataaagaCTTCACCCATTCAccccgctgtgagggctctaaTGCCGGAGTTGAGGGGGCGCTAACTCTCCCCAGGGCACCCGGAGCTGCTTGCAGTGAATCTTGCTGTCTGTCCCTTAATAAACCCTGGATGCGCACCTATAGCTGGTCCAGCTTCTCCACCAGAGAGCTAATATAGCATATAATTGAACAGACTCAGACTGGTTTTGCTGTACCCCAGAGCCATGGTACTGAAGGTGATCAGTTGGGATTTGGAAAGGACTTGCCTCTAATGCTGAATGTATAAAATGTCATGCAAGGCTGATTTGCTGCATGTTAGCACAGTTGAACGAATGGACATCTGGAGGTTTCCTCACATACAGTGCTAAACTTTTTCTGCTTAAAGGTTTTACATTTATAGCTAATTAATATGACCAGAGCTTTTCAGATGTAGGCCTTTCATGAGTAAGTAATCTTTTTAGTACTGAAGagatctccaaattattgaacTATTTTGGGAACCTGTATTGTTTCTGCATAAATtattccttcatttatttattattttttacatcatttaggTCTATAGGCTCAAGATTTGGAACTAAACAAAGTACATAATGGATTCTAATGTATCAATATATACAACTTCTTTGACAATGGAATCACTGGAATTACCTCCATCTAATATTTTTCCAGCATTCATATTTGGAACTCTCACATATTGCGCCATTTTAGTTTTCAATATGACTGTATGGCTCACAATTGCTGTGAATTGGAAACTTCATAAGCCTATGTATGTTCTCTTGTCTAACTTGCCACTTAATGATATGATGGGTGCCACAGCCTTTTTCCCTCAGTTAATAGCTAGTATACTGTCACAGAATAGATCCATCACTTACTCTGCTTGTTTTGTGCAAGCCTTACTGATACATCTGTACGGATCTGGCTCATTCCTCATTCTAAGTGCTATGGCTTATGACAGATACATTGCCATTTGCTGTCCATTGAAATATAACACTTTTATGTCTCCAAACAACTTGGTGAAAATAATTGTTATCATATGGACTTTAGATTTTACTCTGGTTGGTTTAGTATTTGCACTGATCTCCCACAAAGAGATTTGTAGCACAAAAATAGTGGACATTTTCTGCAATAATCCATCTTTGATGAAGCTGGTATGTGGAGATACAAAGGTAAATAACTACTATGGACTGTTTACAATAGTTTTTGTCCAAGGTCTGTCTCTGCTGATAGTGGTATTCACATACATCCAAATCTTAATCACAGTTGTGGTAAAAAGACAATCTGATGCCAAAAGTAAAGCGATTCAGACCTGTGGTACACACTtaattgttttcttgtttttggagTTCAACACACTTTTTACTTTGATAGCTCATAGAATTGAAACAGCATCCCCAAATATGCGAAGGGCCTTAGGTGTTTCTGTGTTGATATTTCCTCCTATAATTAACCCTCTAATATATGGCCTGAAAATAAAGGAAATTCGACAGagtgttattttctttttctgtaagAAATCTTTCCCAATtgtataataaaatgtaaacattttgtgtATGCATTTGGAAGATGCGCTggtccagagtgacttacaattgtAATCACTTACTATTACTTATTATGTGATTTTGTATAAATTAACTTATGGAAAAGGCCTGTGCTTTGATGCCTAAAATAGATGTCTTCGTTCAGTAACTGGTGCAGGGTCTGGGTATGCAGCGTATACATGTGCGTGCACccataattaattttattttgatgttatCTATGCATAATTTACCAATTTCAGGACACAAGTTGCACTGTGCAACTTCACCAACAGTAAAGAACAGCTATGTCAGAGAAACATCACAGAAGTGTGTGAATACACATCAAACTCAACTCATTTTACACTCTCCTCACatagatttaataaataaaaacttttaacATCAATTAATTCATCGTACTTGCTATGAGATGTTcgactctgtttctttttctcttggtgtctgcagtgacatatttgtttctagcagtatctgagctcaggactgtctttttctctaagctattggtaactagcaaagatactttctctagattgacaaagcacttcttgtaagtcgctctggataagagcgtctgctaaatgctgtaaatgtaaatgtactgaaccacaaattccagcaactctcaccagttaagtttttatggacttctttaataataaaattgaagataaaagacaaaaaagtcaacccacagtatttagtccaacttggctgtcatctgacctggctgatataaaacaaaacacgtTTCTAGAAAAaaggctggaaactttttacccactcccacagctagaactagagagattatctcctctgcaaattgcacaacctgcacactcaaTGCAATTCCCCccaaattactcaaagaagtactgacAGTTATTATAAAGCCTCTTTTACCTttagtaaactcgtcccttagccTAGGctatgtacccaaagcttttaaactagcagtcatcaaacctctgatcaagaaaccaaatcttgatgttagtGTATTGtcaaattacaggcctatttctaacttaccatttatatctaagatctaagaaaaagctgtggcccaaaaacttcatatctacataagaactacatatatgaaaaattccagtctggattcatgccacaccacagcactgagacagctctagttaagataacaaatgatcttcttcttgaatctgatcaaggctacctatccctgttagtgctacttgaccttaacGCAGCTTTCAATACAATAGACCACAGTATTCttctagaaaggttagaaaacatggatGGAATCTCAGAGACAGCCCTATCGTGGATCAAATCTTACTTATCAGAATATTATCAGTTTGTAAAGGTAAATGAAATTTGGAATTCTGCAatgctctattttaggaccattactatttactcTATACATGTTATAGTCAGCAGTTGCAAAATCCTACTTTGGTGCCTCAAAGCAGCGCAACGGTGACACTGGCTGTCCGGTAGCTATGGTAGCTGGGTACACATTCGTATACCCTGGTAGGTCCAACCTTGCTACAAAGGTATCAGGCTGGCGGCCAAAGGTACCAGGCTGTCTTAGCAGTTGCGGACAACGAGCCCACTCGGTAGAGGCTGCGGGCTAACCAAACCGAAGAGGTAATGGCCTGCCCGCCCAGCCAAATGGATTTTTGATGCCCAGTATGGCTAAAATGAAACTGAAGAATGGGCCTCAGTACCCTGCACGTCAGTTGGACCGCTCCAGGACGGTGGGGCGCAATCCGTATGACGAGAAGCTGTGAAGAATCTCTGGTGCCAAACAGCCGTCCAGGAAAAGGACTAACCTTGCCATATGTACCTACAACTGCAGGTCTTTGGGAAGGGGGACCAGATTGAACCATCTGATGGAGGAGAAGCTGACGATCAGGTGCAACGTGCTGGGGGTCTGCGAAACACGTCAGAGGAAGGAGTTGAATGCGAGATGGAATGATGGCAACGTCGTGAGACTAGGATGTGGAGAAGGCCAAAGAGCGATCAGAGGCATCAGGTTCATTGTCAGCAAGGAGTGGGCCTCAATGATTACCTCCTGCCAACTCATCTCTGCGAGAATAGGTGTGATGAATCTTTGACTCTCAGGAAAGGCCACCTTGAAAATCGTCCAGGCGTATGCCAACAGCAATGACTAGGAAGTGGAGGCGTTCTATCAGGAGCTAGAAGACATTCTTGTCTCCAAATCCACTTATACAGTTGTGATGGGTGATTTCAACACAAAGATCAGAAGAGGATGACAAGGCATGGTGAAATGAATTTGAGAGGCGAACGACTGGCCACCATGGGCTGCTACTGCCTGCGCTCTGCTGCGACAGGTCCGGTACTATGGGCTATGAGAGACATCTGTTTGTGTTGCAGCTAAGAGAGATGGACCTGTCTGGGACCTCTGCTTTCTATCAGTCTGTGCTGAGGGCTTGGTCCTTGGCACTCAGGACTACCAGATCTGAGGTCCAGCTTTGTTCTCTTGTTGGAGAGGAGCCTCTGTTCTACAATCCTTTGATTCTAGTCACTGAGCTGACCTTCAAAAGTATCCACCTGCGCTTTCAAAGGGCAGGTATTACAAAGCTAGGAGATCTGAGGTTTTATGAGGACTGGAAATCCAGTGAAGTCCTAAGGGCTGCAACTGGTATTATGTCTGTTCGACTGCTGCAGAGAATCGTAGGAGGTGTGATCTCAACTCTGCCCACTTCTCTTAAGGAGGCCTTACAGCACCACTCAGGTGGAGACCTTCCCTTCTCTCCCTATTACTGCAGAAATAGGGAATTATCAGGAGGAGGAGGGAACACTTCTCTCTTTCAGGACTCCACAACTAGCTGGATTTGCAGAGGTATCCAAGAAGACACTGTATAACGCCTGTGTGAAAGTTCTTCACAGAACCTCACTGTATGGCTTGAAGGAATCGAGGTGGTTGGGTTTGTTGGCACCAGGTTCTTCTCCACAAGGCAGTTGGAGATCCCTGTACCTCCAATCAAGAAGCGCACGGGGGATCTGCAGAGGAGGATTGTACATGGGGCCACTAACAGACACGTGGCGCATATCGACCCCACTATAGGGAGTCAGTGTCCTTTCTGTGGTTGGGAGGAAGTTGTAGAGCGTTTGTTTCTACACTGTCAGGCTCAGGTCTGCTAAACTTACTGAAAGTTTGGTGTTGCGGACATGGGATACTGTGGACAATTAGACTCTATGTCTTTGGCCCAAAATATGTTGTTGCCCATAGAGATAAGCTGTGTCTTTCTGGTAGGTCAGGGTAAACTTGCTGTCTGGCTTTAAAGGAAGAATAAAACACAGGGGAGTGGGACGCTGGATCCTGAACCAATGCTGAGAGCTGCAGTAcagattaggtttaggattgAATACGCTTATTTTAAGATGACTCATAACCTGCCTGCCTTTCATCGAGTGTGGGGACAGGGTGGGGTTTTATGTGGAACTGATGAGGAGGGGGGGCTGCTTTTGTCCTTCTGAAAACCATTagtattttcttgttttttttcttttctttctatgtACCCCGGTTttagtggggggtgggggtggttgAAACCATGTGAATGTGGCTAGGATATGACAATATCAAAAGTTCATTCTATAACAAGGTGCAAGTTAACCCCTCCACGGTCTCTCAGCAACAGGGGTTTCTTAACATCCATCTTGATAGAAAACACAAGTGTCGGAGGACCCCTATTTTTTGGCAATGGGCATCTCCCTCTCTGGGCTGTGTCTCTGGCATGGTAGTCCCTCCTGGCCCAGTGCAGTGTCACATTCATGGGGCCATTAGGGGACAAGTTGATTTTTGTAATAACTATCACATTCCAATAACTACCACATTCCATCAGACTATCCTCCATACAGTACCTCTCCCAGATGCTCTTTCAACATGCAATAGGCTCTCCAATAATTGGAGCTTGAAACTTTGACCCCTCTAATGGCACAGGTTCTACAGCTTGTCCTGTGCCCCAGGCAAAAGGGCCTGTTCTTGGTAGATAGAGTTATATATCCATTTTTGACAAGCACTGGCCTCACTCTGGTGGTTCTTAGTAAGCTGGTGCATGGCATGGTGATGTCAGCAGAGCTGCATGGCATACCTATTCCTATCCAACTCCAGTGGGCAGCCATAGACCAGCTCTGTCCTGCAGTGTCCTGCAGTTGTGGCTGAACATAAGAAGGGCTGGATGACCACCATGCCCGGGAGTCAGTCCCAATCATGGCCAGTGATGATGGCAAATTGCATATTGAGTTTGCACCATGAGGCCATCTTGCAGATGCCCAGCTGGTCACAGACCTCACGCAATACATGTACAGCTCCATGTCCGAATGGCACCCCAGACAGTACAGCATTTGCTGCAACAGCTTCAGGGTTTTACCTACACTAAAGTGCCCCATGCCATCCACTCTCTCACCACACTCAGCACTATCTTTTGCAACCTGCATGGCCCCAGCAACTGCAACGCATGCTTCCCAGGCACCAGTTCCTCCCACACATGGTACAACAGCCCCTCATGCAACCAGGGATTATACGCAATGACTCTCTCATTACCCTCCCGTGCCTTCAAGAGGTTAACACATATTCCCTTGCCACTAGCAACAAAGAGGCACAAGCTCGTGCCCCCTGATGCTAATGCACTGCCACCTTCCTGTGGTTCATTTCCACCACTGCTCATTGCATGATCCAGGAGGCTTGCATGCCACTGAAGCAGgttgcatttattattaatcCATAAGATTCATGGATTTGACCTATTCTAAGTTTGCAAGTGCCCTGGAGCATGGAATCATCAATGCATAGAAGTGGATACTAGTCAGGTTTAGTTACAGCATTGAACCAGCAATAGCCCATGCAAACTTCCACACTCTTCCATACCTGCTTCTACTCAAGCA encodes:
- the LOC108441356 gene encoding olfactory receptor 52K2-like; translation: MDSNVSIYTTSLTMESLELPPSNIFPAFIFGTLTYCAILVFNMTVWLTIAVNWKLHKPMYVLLSNLPLNDMMGATAFFPQLIASILSQNRSITYSACFVQALLIHLYGSGSFLILSAMAYDRYIAICCPLKYNTFMSPNNLVKIIVIIWTLDFTLVGLVFALISHKEICSTKIVDIFCNNPSLMKLVCGDTKVNNYYGLFTIVFVQGLSLLIVVFTYIQILITVVVKRQSDAKSKAIQTCGTHLIVFLFLEFNTLFTLIAHRIETASPNMRRALGVSVLIFPPIINPLIYGLKIKEIRQSVIFFFCKKSFPIV